One genomic segment of Arthrobacter sp. Marseille-P9274 includes these proteins:
- a CDS encoding PDZ domain-containing protein: MTDPTQTATGGQRPPAAPNPPKNRRRPVMMAAGIVGAGLGLAGLLLPAPYVIETPGPSFNTVGAVDSRTLIEIPGEKTYPTSGNLDLTTVYMSGGPRNPVRLFEVAAAWLDPRQTVAPEELVYPPGVTGEEIQNQNAAAMTSSQETSVAAAMTHLGVEFDQRMTVVGFADNAAAEGLLEMDDVVGTVNGKPVTGIEVLRAELNAGAGKPVELGVVRDGKSLDVEIAPKANDDGEFQLGVLLGTDFDFPYEVKIQLDNVGGPSAGLMFALGIVDKLTPGEMTGGKHFAGTGTIDAEGKVGPIGGIVQKMDGARDQGATVFLAPAGNCGEAAGHVPDGMQVVKVEDLDGAVKAVEQIGGGSTAGLPSCG; encoded by the coding sequence TTGACTGATCCGACGCAGACGGCGACCGGCGGCCAGCGGCCGCCGGCGGCGCCGAACCCGCCGAAGAACCGGCGCCGGCCGGTCATGATGGCCGCGGGGATAGTCGGAGCCGGCTTGGGACTTGCCGGATTGTTGCTGCCGGCACCCTACGTCATCGAGACGCCCGGACCGTCCTTCAACACCGTCGGCGCCGTGGACAGCCGGACGCTGATCGAAATACCGGGGGAGAAGACCTACCCCACCTCCGGCAACCTGGACCTGACCACCGTCTACATGAGCGGCGGGCCGCGGAATCCTGTCCGCCTGTTCGAGGTCGCGGCGGCGTGGCTCGATCCGCGGCAGACCGTCGCCCCTGAGGAACTCGTCTATCCTCCGGGAGTGACCGGGGAAGAAATCCAGAACCAGAACGCCGCTGCCATGACGTCCTCCCAGGAAACCTCGGTCGCCGCAGCGATGACGCACCTGGGCGTGGAGTTCGACCAGCGGATGACCGTCGTCGGCTTCGCCGACAATGCGGCAGCCGAAGGCCTGCTGGAGATGGACGATGTCGTCGGGACCGTCAATGGCAAGCCGGTCACGGGGATCGAGGTGCTGCGGGCGGAGCTCAACGCCGGGGCCGGCAAGCCGGTTGAACTGGGTGTGGTTCGGGACGGGAAGAGCCTGGACGTGGAAATCGCTCCTAAAGCGAACGACGACGGCGAATTCCAGCTCGGCGTCCTGCTGGGCACGGACTTCGATTTCCCCTACGAAGTCAAGATCCAGCTCGACAACGTCGGCGGCCCGAGTGCCGGCCTCATGTTCGCCTTGGGCATCGTCGACAAGCTGACCCCGGGGGAAATGACGGGCGGCAAGCACTTCGCCGGAACCGGGACCATCGACGCCGAGGGGAAGGTCGGCCCGATCGGCGGCATTGTCCAGAAGATGGACGGCGCAAGGGACCAGGGCGCCACCGTCTTCCTGGCGCCGGCCGGCAACTGCGGCGAAGCCGCGGGACACGTGCCGGACGGCATGCAGGTGGTCAAGGTCGAAGACCTGGACGGTGCGGTCAAGGCCGTCGAACAGATCGGGGGCGGCAGCACGGCCGGATTGCCGTCCTGCGGCTGA
- a CDS encoding zinc-dependent metalloprotease, with the protein MTSNPANNGDDPQDPLSEMFAKFFGGGAEGMDPAEMAKAAGLPSDPNMLAQMFQQVQAMMSAGGDGPVNWKLAHESARQVAASDNDPSIGTNQSREVDEALRLAELWLDPVTDFEGTGLIGQAWSRAEWVEATLDTWKRLTEPVANSIAFALTSAMTEQVPEEMKEMLGGARSMLQNMGGALFGMQLGQAVGALAKDVVSSTDIGLPLAEGKMALLPTNMKAFGEGLDIPESEIRLFLAVREAAHARLFMHVPWLAGHLLGAIESYARGIHIDMSRIEEVAREIDPTNPESMQNAFSQGVFMPQRTPEQEAALLKLETTLALVEGWVDELSAAATANLPSAGALREMVRRRRATGGPSEHAFAALVGLELRPRRLRDAAALWAALKEERGLAGRDAIWHHPDLLPTAEDLDDPAGFSSRRQLLDASDAEVDEALQKLLSGGFDEPQAGKDSGSGSESDDDGEPGAPGKDPKAPDA; encoded by the coding sequence ATGACGTCCAATCCAGCCAACAATGGCGACGATCCCCAGGATCCGCTCTCCGAGATGTTTGCCAAGTTCTTTGGCGGCGGCGCAGAAGGCATGGATCCGGCGGAGATGGCCAAGGCTGCCGGCCTGCCCTCGGACCCGAACATGCTCGCGCAGATGTTCCAGCAGGTCCAGGCGATGATGAGCGCAGGCGGCGACGGGCCCGTCAACTGGAAGCTGGCGCACGAGAGCGCCCGCCAGGTTGCCGCTTCCGACAATGATCCCTCTATCGGCACGAACCAGTCCCGTGAGGTGGACGAGGCGCTGCGGCTTGCGGAGCTGTGGCTCGACCCGGTCACCGATTTCGAGGGAACCGGCCTCATCGGCCAGGCCTGGTCCCGGGCCGAATGGGTCGAAGCCACGCTTGACACTTGGAAGCGCCTGACCGAGCCGGTGGCCAACAGCATCGCGTTTGCGCTGACCTCCGCCATGACCGAGCAGGTTCCCGAGGAGATGAAGGAAATGCTGGGCGGGGCCCGGTCGATGCTGCAGAACATGGGCGGCGCACTCTTCGGCATGCAGCTGGGCCAGGCCGTGGGGGCGCTGGCCAAGGATGTGGTCAGCTCCACCGACATCGGCCTGCCGCTGGCCGAGGGGAAAATGGCGCTGCTGCCGACCAACATGAAGGCCTTCGGCGAGGGGCTGGACATCCCCGAGTCGGAAATCCGGCTCTTCCTGGCCGTCCGCGAAGCCGCCCACGCCCGCCTCTTTATGCATGTGCCGTGGCTCGCCGGGCATCTGCTGGGCGCGATCGAGAGCTACGCGCGCGGTATCCATATCGACATGTCCCGGATCGAGGAAGTGGCCCGGGAAATCGACCCCACGAATCCCGAAAGCATGCAGAACGCGTTCTCGCAGGGTGTGTTCATGCCGCAGCGTACGCCCGAGCAGGAAGCGGCGCTGCTCAAGCTGGAAACCACGCTCGCCTTGGTGGAGGGGTGGGTGGACGAACTCAGCGCAGCGGCCACCGCCAACCTGCCGTCCGCGGGCGCCCTGCGCGAGATGGTCCGCCGCCGCCGGGCCACCGGCGGGCCCTCGGAACATGCCTTCGCCGCACTGGTCGGTCTGGAGCTCCGGCCACGCCGTCTGCGTGATGCCGCCGCGCTGTGGGCCGCGCTGAAGGAAGAGCGGGGACTCGCCGGGCGGGACGCCATCTGGCACCACCCCGACCTGCTGCCGACGGCCGAGGACCTGGACGATCCCGCCGGCTTCAGCTCGCGGCGCCAGCTGCTCGATGCCTCGGACGCCGAGGTGGACGAGGCGCTCCAGAAGCTGCTCTCGGGCGGCTTCGATGAACCGCAGGCCGGGAAAGATTCCGGGAGCGGCAGCGAATCCGACGACGACGGCGAACCGGGCGCCCCGGGCAAGGACCCCAAAGCGCCCGACGCTTAG
- a CDS encoding M48 family metallopeptidase, producing MQNSDSGPSLPAAGRAGTEWTTADGKPVRIKRSHRRRRTVSATWSGDTMVVSLPGHFTAREEREWVPRMISKLEARQSAGQKRLAAGDGELMARAVALSERYIDGAPKPSSIRWVSNQNGRWGSATPASRTIRISDKLADMPVWVVDYVILHEVAHLIEADHSAAFWRLLRSYPDLDRAKGFLHGVDFATAKGLRNNGGAEGGSADAD from the coding sequence ATGCAGAACTCAGACAGCGGTCCGTCCCTCCCGGCGGCAGGCCGGGCCGGGACGGAGTGGACCACCGCGGACGGCAAGCCGGTGCGGATCAAGCGCTCGCACCGTCGTCGGCGGACGGTGTCGGCTACCTGGAGCGGCGACACCATGGTCGTCTCGCTGCCGGGCCATTTCACGGCCCGCGAGGAACGCGAATGGGTGCCGCGGATGATCTCGAAGCTGGAAGCGCGCCAGAGCGCCGGCCAGAAGCGGCTCGCGGCCGGTGACGGGGAACTGATGGCGCGGGCCGTGGCCCTCTCGGAGCGGTACATCGACGGCGCACCTAAGCCGAGCAGCATCCGCTGGGTCTCCAACCAGAACGGGCGGTGGGGCTCGGCGACGCCGGCGAGCAGGACCATCCGCATCTCGGACAAACTGGCCGACATGCCGGTGTGGGTGGTGGACTACGTCATCCTGCACGAAGTGGCCCACCTGATCGAGGCGGACCACAGCGCCGCCTTCTGGCGGCTGCTGCGGTCCTACCCGGATCTGGACCGGGCCAAGGGATTCCTGCACGGCGTCGACTTCGCCACGGCCAAGGGCCTCAGGAACAACGGCGGTGCCGAGGGCGGATCGGCGGACGCGGACTAA
- a CDS encoding TOMM precursor leader peptide-binding protein: MGIPIRQEELMAAYRINPGLRMVERADTVQIGYGSRGMVLSGTDDGDRRFLQLLRRGLLEGELAAAAGRCGISPERCRGLLAALEPVLVDSAAPGPAGLRADRLAPDVAHWSAVYGCDSGELLRRRADAAVHLIGLGRTGGAIACALAAAGVGTLLLEDGATVGPADVGSGAYRLGDVGLNRAQAARKMIAHIDPTASTHIMPNTTAPGTAASRPRFLDLVVYTDRDVPSPEAARALAECGNPHLPVLLRECDALVGPLVVPGETACLDCVDRHQAAQDPDWNEISVLLRQEAAADLPSVDEAAQSVAAAGLAALQALLFLDGRNRPAAWSAVLQLRSGDGTVGRHEYSPHDGCVCQLQPDLRPSRQAS; this comes from the coding sequence ATGGGAATCCCAATCCGGCAGGAGGAACTGATGGCGGCCTACAGGATCAATCCGGGCCTGCGCATGGTCGAACGTGCAGACACCGTCCAGATCGGCTACGGGTCCCGCGGCATGGTGCTCAGCGGCACGGACGACGGGGACCGCCGGTTCCTGCAGTTGCTGCGCCGCGGCCTGCTGGAGGGCGAGCTTGCGGCGGCGGCAGGCCGCTGCGGCATCAGTCCGGAACGCTGCCGTGGTCTGCTGGCCGCGCTGGAGCCTGTGCTGGTGGATTCGGCTGCACCCGGACCCGCCGGCCTGCGCGCGGACCGGCTTGCTCCCGATGTGGCCCATTGGTCCGCCGTCTACGGGTGCGACTCGGGCGAGCTGCTCCGGCGCCGGGCCGACGCCGCGGTGCACCTGATCGGCTTGGGACGCACGGGAGGCGCAATCGCCTGCGCGCTGGCGGCGGCGGGAGTGGGCACGCTGCTGCTCGAGGACGGTGCCACCGTGGGCCCGGCCGACGTCGGATCGGGCGCCTACCGCCTGGGGGACGTTGGACTGAACCGGGCCCAAGCGGCCCGGAAAATGATCGCGCACATCGATCCGACGGCATCGACGCACATCATGCCGAATACGACCGCCCCTGGAACGGCCGCGAGCAGGCCGCGCTTCCTGGATCTGGTGGTCTATACCGACCGGGACGTGCCATCACCCGAAGCGGCGCGGGCCTTGGCGGAGTGCGGCAATCCGCACCTGCCGGTCCTGCTCCGCGAATGCGATGCCCTGGTGGGACCGCTGGTGGTCCCGGGCGAAACCGCCTGCCTGGACTGCGTGGACCGGCACCAGGCCGCGCAGGACCCCGACTGGAACGAGATCTCGGTGCTCCTGCGCCAAGAGGCGGCCGCCGACCTGCCGTCCGTGGACGAAGCCGCGCAGTCCGTGGCGGCGGCAGGGCTGGCTGCACTCCAGGCCCTGCTCTTCCTCGACGGCAGGAACCGGCCGGCCGCGTGGTCCGCCGTCCTGCAGCTGCGCAGCGGGGACGGAACGGTCGGCAGGCACGAGTACAGCCCCCACGACGGCTGTGTCTGCCAGCTGCAGCCAGACCTCCGTCCGTCGCGGCAGGCGTCCTAG
- a CDS encoding ATP-dependent DNA helicase UvrD2, translating to MAAGLEERILGGLDDEQRTVASTLTGPMCVLAGAGTGKTRAITHRIAYGVHSGVYKPQQVLAVTFTARAAAEMRSRLRDLGAGGVQARTFHAAALRQLQYFWPQAVGGQLPALLDHKAQVIAEATRRLRLSADRAAIRDLASEIEWAKVSMLTPDGYVRAAAGRVEPAGFDLTTVARLFQAYEDVKTDRNIIDFEDVLLITVGILQEDARIAAEVRNQYRHFVVDEYQDVSPLQQRMLDLWLGERQELCVVGDASQTIYSFTGATSRHLLEFTRKFPSAQVVKLVRDYRSTPQVVHLANSLLTERTRHPRRGGNDPWPEPLELIAQRAAGPEPSFNECPDDEAEAAQVAARIKTLLADGMPASEIAVLYRTNGQSEAYEQALAGAGIGYQLRGAERFFARREVRDAMLQLRASARAAGTDPVPQLVRDVLGNLGYTDEAPQSGGAVRERWESLAALVALADELNAARGEAAGGVFTLHDLVMELEERAASQHAPTVQGVTLASLHSAKGLEWEAVFLVGLSEGLMPISFADTEDGVDEERRLLYVGITRARQHLALSWSLARTPGGRAHRRPSRFLDGLRPRSSSSAPARPVTGATRKKRAAPAKCRVCGTLLASGAERKVGRCDNCPPTYEEATFEALREWRKDVAQETAMPAFVIFTDATLTAIAEARPQSLQELSRLAGVGRTKLERYGEDVLRILAGN from the coding sequence ATGGCCGCCGGCCTGGAGGAGAGGATCCTGGGCGGACTCGACGACGAACAGCGCACGGTCGCCTCGACGCTGACCGGCCCGATGTGCGTGCTGGCGGGCGCCGGCACGGGCAAGACCCGGGCCATCACCCACCGCATTGCGTACGGCGTGCACTCGGGCGTGTACAAACCGCAGCAGGTCCTGGCCGTCACTTTCACCGCGCGCGCCGCCGCGGAGATGCGTTCCCGCCTGCGCGACCTCGGTGCGGGCGGTGTCCAGGCCCGCACCTTCCACGCCGCGGCGCTGCGCCAGCTCCAGTACTTCTGGCCGCAGGCGGTCGGAGGACAGCTGCCGGCGCTGCTGGACCACAAGGCCCAGGTCATTGCCGAGGCTACACGCCGGCTCCGGCTGTCCGCCGACCGGGCCGCCATACGCGACCTCGCCTCGGAAATCGAGTGGGCCAAGGTGTCCATGCTGACGCCGGACGGCTACGTGCGCGCGGCGGCCGGTCGGGTGGAACCCGCCGGATTCGACCTGACGACCGTCGCCCGGCTCTTCCAGGCCTACGAGGACGTCAAGACGGACCGCAACATCATCGACTTCGAGGATGTGCTGCTGATCACCGTCGGCATCCTGCAGGAGGATGCGCGGATAGCCGCCGAGGTCCGCAATCAGTACCGCCATTTCGTGGTCGACGAGTACCAGGACGTGTCGCCGCTGCAGCAGCGGATGCTGGACCTCTGGCTCGGAGAGCGCCAGGAACTGTGCGTCGTCGGGGACGCGAGCCAGACCATTTACTCCTTCACCGGCGCCACCTCCCGCCATCTGCTCGAGTTCACGCGGAAGTTCCCGTCCGCCCAGGTGGTCAAGCTAGTGCGGGACTACCGGTCGACGCCGCAGGTGGTGCATCTTGCCAACTCGCTGCTGACCGAACGCACCAGGCATCCGCGCCGGGGCGGCAACGACCCTTGGCCGGAGCCGCTGGAGCTCATTGCGCAGCGTGCCGCCGGACCGGAACCGTCCTTCAACGAGTGTCCCGACGACGAGGCGGAGGCGGCGCAGGTCGCCGCGCGGATCAAGACCCTGCTGGCGGACGGCATGCCGGCCAGCGAGATCGCCGTGCTGTACCGGACCAACGGCCAGTCCGAAGCCTACGAGCAGGCCCTGGCCGGCGCAGGCATCGGTTACCAGCTGCGCGGAGCCGAGCGGTTCTTCGCCCGCCGCGAGGTCCGCGACGCGATGCTCCAGCTGCGGGCGAGCGCCCGGGCAGCCGGCACGGACCCGGTGCCCCAGCTGGTCCGTGACGTGCTTGGCAACCTCGGCTACACCGACGAGGCGCCCCAGTCCGGGGGTGCGGTGCGTGAGCGCTGGGAATCCTTGGCCGCGCTGGTCGCGCTCGCGGACGAACTCAACGCCGCTCGCGGCGAGGCCGCGGGCGGGGTCTTCACCCTGCACGACCTGGTAATGGAGCTGGAGGAACGCGCCGCGTCCCAGCATGCGCCGACCGTCCAGGGCGTCACCCTGGCGTCCCTGCACTCGGCCAAGGGGCTGGAATGGGAGGCGGTCTTCCTGGTCGGCCTGAGCGAAGGGCTGATGCCGATCTCCTTTGCCGACACTGAGGACGGTGTGGACGAGGAACGCCGGCTGCTCTACGTCGGCATTACCCGCGCACGCCAGCATCTGGCACTGTCCTGGTCGCTGGCCCGGACGCCGGGAGGCCGGGCGCATCGCCGGCCCTCGCGCTTCCTGGACGGCCTCCGCCCGCGGTCGTCGTCGTCCGCTCCTGCACGGCCGGTCACCGGCGCCACCCGGAAGAAGCGGGCTGCCCCCGCGAAGTGCCGGGTGTGCGGTACCCTGCTGGCCAGCGGAGCCGAGCGCAAGGTCGGGCGGTGCGACAACTGCCCGCCCACGTACGAGGAAGCGACGTTCGAGGCGCTGCGGGAGTGGCGCAAGGACGTGGCCCAGGAAACGGCCATGCCGGCCTTCGTGATCTTTACCGACGCCACCCTGACCGCCATCGCGGAGGCACGCCCCCAGTCCTTGCAGGAGCTCTCACGCCTGGCCGGCGTGGGCCGGACCAAGCTGGAGCGCTACGGCGAAGACGTGCTGCGCATCCTGGCGGGGAACTAG
- the nudC gene encoding NAD(+) diphosphatase translates to MSTATHEAGFPPLGGLTLAQSTMDRGCERRSDPGLLDKIGGAESTAVMLMSAGKTLIRDGKIVLLPSAERVLPPASIYLGRAEEGSEVPAGTDIVLEAVAPQDQGTYDGEWLGLRDVATTLSVQDAGLFVEAAAVSNWHATHTHCPRCGAPTEIESGGWVRRCPEDGSEHYPRTDPAIIVSVVDEQDRLLLGHSAAWPAGRYSTLAGFVEPGESLEAAVIREVEEESGIVVRSPQYLGSQPWPFPSSLMLGFTATATGTETRPDGVEILDVRWFTRVELASAIESGQVQVAGGISIARALIERWYGGPLPEPKEGR, encoded by the coding sequence ATGAGCACCGCGACGCATGAAGCCGGATTTCCGCCGTTGGGCGGGCTGACCCTCGCCCAGAGCACCATGGACCGCGGCTGCGAGCGGCGCAGCGACCCCGGCCTCCTGGACAAGATCGGGGGTGCGGAGAGCACTGCGGTGATGCTCATGTCCGCCGGCAAGACCCTGATTCGGGACGGGAAGATCGTGCTGCTGCCCTCCGCTGAACGTGTGCTGCCCCCGGCCTCGATCTACCTGGGCCGCGCAGAGGAGGGCTCGGAGGTGCCCGCCGGCACGGACATCGTCCTGGAAGCCGTGGCGCCGCAGGACCAGGGAACGTACGACGGCGAGTGGCTGGGGCTCCGCGACGTGGCCACCACGCTTTCGGTCCAGGATGCGGGTCTCTTCGTCGAGGCCGCGGCGGTCTCCAACTGGCACGCCACCCATACGCACTGCCCGCGCTGCGGCGCCCCCACCGAAATCGAGTCCGGCGGGTGGGTTCGGCGGTGCCCCGAGGATGGCAGCGAACACTACCCGCGCACGGACCCGGCGATCATCGTCTCCGTGGTGGACGAGCAGGACCGCCTGCTGCTGGGCCATTCCGCGGCGTGGCCGGCCGGGCGGTATTCGACACTCGCCGGTTTCGTCGAACCGGGCGAATCGCTCGAGGCGGCCGTGATCCGCGAGGTCGAAGAGGAGTCCGGCATCGTCGTCCGCTCCCCGCAGTACCTTGGTTCGCAGCCGTGGCCCTTCCCGTCCTCCCTGATGCTGGGGTTCACGGCGACCGCTACGGGTACGGAAACCCGGCCGGACGGGGTGGAGATCCTGGACGTCCGGTGGTTCACCCGCGTCGAGCTGGCGTCCGCGATCGAGAGCGGCCAGGTCCAGGTGGCCGGCGGCATCTCCATCGCGCGTGCCCTGATCGAGCGCTGGTACGGCGGTCCGCTGCCCGAGCCGAAGGAAGGACGCTGA
- a CDS encoding phosphotransferase: protein MELAALASAAVPGLSPAGVVSAPDDAADFTSAVVIDDAGKQWRVRSPKHAEASMRLETELLVLRSFSPGIRAELSFQVPSIAGTVQRGELRTFVYNHVPGTTLDLEALVAEGGGLPMEIGRAMAGIHDLPQSMVDRADLPSYTADEFRTRRLNELDQAATTGKIPSALLRRWEHALEDVTLWKFNPCVVHGDLHEDNLQISEGLVTSVTGWTDLRIGDPADDFAWLIAVHEQSFADVVLETYNKYRTEAVDPHLMRRAALAAEFALAQWLVRGVAADDPDMIAEAEEMLKELEADIREYGGQPISVELPPAPVVVSPVPATARPAAPGTGGLPAPPAARPGAGQAADGRSGENGSSDDGDATNPHDVGGGASVVLIRDAAGDRGSRPPVVVGGAAGSGPDGSVVVVEGAVAAASTPADVDDSGRDSAGREGAERDGAGRDGAAGGAAEAEAGPGASEPAADGDESGRPTPIAMKAPDPEAAAPRGTPPKGGPEAPTTAIPIIEPRPRT from the coding sequence ATGGAACTGGCTGCTTTGGCCAGCGCGGCCGTGCCCGGGCTTTCCCCCGCCGGGGTAGTGAGTGCACCCGATGACGCGGCAGATTTCACTTCGGCCGTGGTAATCGACGACGCCGGAAAGCAGTGGCGGGTCCGCTCACCGAAGCATGCGGAGGCGAGCATGCGGCTGGAGACCGAGCTGCTGGTCCTGCGCTCCTTCTCGCCCGGCATTCGCGCCGAGCTCTCCTTCCAGGTTCCCTCCATCGCCGGCACGGTGCAGCGCGGTGAACTGCGCACCTTTGTCTACAACCACGTTCCCGGGACGACGCTGGACCTTGAGGCTCTGGTCGCCGAGGGCGGCGGGCTCCCGATGGAGATCGGCCGGGCGATGGCGGGGATCCATGACCTGCCGCAGTCAATGGTGGACCGCGCCGACCTGCCCAGCTACACGGCGGACGAATTCCGTACCCGGCGGCTAAACGAGCTGGACCAGGCGGCGACCACCGGCAAGATTCCTTCGGCTCTGCTGCGCCGCTGGGAGCATGCGCTCGAAGACGTCACGCTATGGAAGTTCAATCCATGCGTGGTGCACGGTGACCTGCACGAAGACAACCTCCAGATTTCCGAGGGGCTGGTCACGTCCGTAACGGGCTGGACGGATCTGCGGATCGGGGACCCGGCGGACGACTTCGCCTGGCTGATCGCCGTCCACGAGCAGTCCTTCGCGGACGTGGTCCTCGAGACGTACAACAAGTACCGCACGGAAGCCGTGGATCCGCATCTGATGCGCCGCGCTGCCCTGGCTGCCGAATTCGCGCTGGCCCAGTGGCTGGTGCGCGGAGTGGCTGCCGACGATCCGGACATGATCGCCGAGGCCGAGGAGATGCTGAAGGAACTCGAGGCCGACATCCGCGAGTACGGCGGCCAGCCGATCAGCGTGGAACTGCCCCCTGCACCGGTCGTCGTGTCGCCGGTGCCGGCCACTGCCCGGCCGGCCGCGCCCGGGACGGGCGGGCTGCCGGCTCCCCCGGCGGCGCGTCCCGGAGCCGGACAGGCCGCCGACGGCCGTTCCGGCGAAAACGGCTCGTCGGACGACGGGGATGCAACAAATCCGCACGACGTGGGTGGCGGGGCCTCCGTCGTCCTGATCCGCGACGCCGCCGGCGACCGCGGATCCCGGCCGCCGGTAGTTGTCGGCGGCGCGGCCGGCAGCGGCCCGGACGGCTCCGTCGTTGTGGTCGAGGGCGCCGTCGCCGCGGCCTCCACCCCCGCGGACGTCGACGACTCCGGCCGGGACAGCGCCGGGCGTGAAGGTGCTGAGCGGGACGGTGCCGGGCGGGACGGTGCCGCCGGCGGAGCCGCCGAAGCCGAAGCCGGGCCCGGGGCCAGCGAGCCCGCCGCCGACGGCGACGAATCCGGCCGGCCAACCCCCATCGCCATGAAAGCCCCTGATCCGGAGGCGGCAGCACCGCGCGGCACGCCTCCGAAGGGGGGCCCGGAGGCGCCGACCACGGCGATTCCCATCATCGAGCCGCGTCCCCGCACCTGA